In the genome of Segatella copri, one region contains:
- a CDS encoding helix-turn-helix domain-containing protein, protein MLMLRHERETEQKGSSAINEKLLDNQDLCLLFQISPRSLQRYRSLGVLPYKRLGQKTYYTEEDVMQFVENNVKEFKKENVEHYLTRIHQKFK, encoded by the coding sequence ATGCTGATGTTGAGACACGAACGAGAGACGGAGCAAAAAGGAAGTTCTGCCATCAATGAAAAATTGCTTGACAACCAAGACCTCTGCCTCTTATTTCAAATCTCCCCTCGTTCCCTTCAACGCTATCGCAGTCTGGGAGTGCTTCCCTACAAGCGTTTGGGGCAGAAAACCTACTACACGGAAGAGGATGTGATGCAGTTTGTAGAGAATAATGTCAAAGAATTCAAGAAAGAGAATGTGGAGCATTACTTGACTCGCATTCATCAGAAATTCAAATAA
- a CDS encoding helix-turn-helix domain-containing protein, with the protein MEVITMESAAFKKLTEQLTEIVQYVRLAKMAFQENLTGKGLKPMLTNDDAAKMLGVSKRTLQRMRSENRIDFIKIGNQCRYQVEAIERMVEERTIAKET; encoded by the coding sequence ATGGAAGTAATAACAATGGAAAGTGCAGCCTTCAAAAAGCTGACAGAACAGTTGACAGAAATAGTCCAGTACGTGCGATTGGCAAAAATGGCATTTCAAGAGAACCTGACGGGTAAGGGATTGAAGCCGATGTTGACCAATGACGATGCAGCCAAGATGCTTGGTGTGAGCAAGCGCACCTTGCAGCGAATGCGCTCAGAGAACCGCATTGATTTTATTAAAATTGGTAATCAATGCCGATACCAAGTTGAAGCCATTGAAAGAATGGTTGAGGAACGAACAATAGCAAAGGAAACATGA
- a CDS encoding transposase, giving the protein MNTGLDQYMDIFKDAVEDSAAKLTKSFEKILIEVIILFMVIPRKINFTQMGRYGSHVEQTYRNAFGLKKSKSIDWLKLNVSLAKRFFGKQGRWAIAIDPSYISKAGKKTPHIGRFWSGCAQSVKHGLEIMGIGLIDIDAKDCMMLKAHQSLSNKELSLRNKTMVDFYISVIKRYRKELLKLSTLIVADAYFSTSTFVNGIKKEGFSLISRFRDNACLFYVYAGPRTGKRGRPKTKDGKIDMKNLDLTRMEKMEMKDIEGTAYTLIAYSKALRCKVRLVIWQMPNGKKKLFFSTDTSLSGEEVLLYYRTRFQIEFCFRDAKGYTGLMDCQARDKWKLDFAFNASFTSLNVAKVTMKEMGMEYSMSSFKSLMTNIYLVKRIFKASGYTPNRTLISKIFKDLSCLQRIAA; this is encoded by the coding sequence ATGAATACAGGACTTGACCAATATATGGATATCTTTAAAGATGCAGTTGAAGATTCGGCTGCAAAGTTAACAAAAAGTTTCGAGAAAATACTCATCGAGGTGATAATTTTGTTCATGGTAATACCAAGAAAGATAAATTTCACCCAAATGGGGAGGTATGGCTCGCATGTTGAGCAAACCTATCGCAACGCATTCGGCTTAAAAAAGTCGAAAAGCATTGACTGGCTCAAACTTAATGTCTCACTTGCCAAGCGCTTCTTTGGTAAACAGGGAAGATGGGCTATTGCCATTGATCCCAGCTACATCAGCAAAGCTGGCAAGAAGACTCCACATATCGGTCGTTTTTGGTCGGGATGTGCACAGTCTGTTAAACATGGTCTCGAAATCATGGGTATTGGCCTCATTGATATTGATGCCAAAGACTGCATGATGTTAAAAGCACACCAGTCGCTAAGTAATAAAGAACTGAGTCTTAGAAACAAGACTATGGTAGATTTCTATATCAGCGTCATTAAGCGTTACCGCAAGGAACTTCTTAAACTCTCAACCCTCATAGTTGCAGATGCTTACTTCTCTACAAGTACATTTGTTAATGGGATAAAGAAAGAAGGGTTCTCTTTGATAAGCCGCTTTCGTGACAATGCTTGTCTCTTTTATGTCTATGCTGGTCCACGTACTGGAAAACGTGGTCGCCCCAAGACCAAGGATGGCAAGATTGATATGAAGAATCTTGACCTCACTCGAATGGAGAAGATGGAGATGAAAGATATAGAAGGAACAGCTTATACTTTGATAGCCTATTCCAAGGCACTCAGGTGTAAAGTTAGACTTGTCATCTGGCAGATGCCGAATGGCAAGAAGAAACTATTCTTCTCTACAGACACCTCACTTTCGGGTGAAGAAGTACTTCTTTATTATAGAACCAGGTTCCAGATCGAATTTTGCTTTCGTGACGCCAAAGGCTATACTGGTCTTATGGACTGCCAGGCTCGCGATAAGTGGAAACTCGATTTTGCTTTCAATGCTTCGTTCACATCACTAAATGTTGCCAAGGTAACTATGAAGGAGATGGGAATGGAATATTCTATGTCTTCATTCAAGTCACTGATGACCAATATTTATCTGGTGAAACGAATTTTTAAAGCAAGCGGGTACACCCCGAACCGAACTTTAATTAGCAAGATTTTCAAAGATCTCTCGTGCTTACAGCGTATAGCTGCTTAG
- a CDS encoding helix-turn-helix domain-containing protein: MEVVTMEKKAFDLMMARYDALVKKVELLKHKANGKRLNKWLTGHEVCQQLRISQRTLQKLRDRRFLGHTQIGRQFYYCPEEVKAIVPLIARIKSV; encoded by the coding sequence ATGGAAGTAGTAACAATGGAAAAGAAGGCATTCGACTTGATGATGGCAAGATACGATGCCTTGGTAAAGAAAGTTGAGTTGCTGAAGCATAAGGCTAACGGCAAGCGTCTGAACAAATGGCTTACAGGTCATGAGGTCTGCCAGCAACTTCGCATCAGCCAGCGCACCTTACAAAAACTTCGTGACCGCCGTTTCTTGGGGCATACCCAGATAGGTCGCCAATTCTATTACTGCCCCGAAGAGGTCAAAGCCATCGTTCCGCTTATCGCCAGAATCAAATCGGTATAG
- a CDS encoding helix-turn-helix domain-containing protein produces MNMNQLLTHESKSIDTAMQSLKKANNWLSSFIESYSPPLDGERYLTDKELSELLKLSRRTLQEYRRQGILPYIILCGKTLYPESEIQALLTGNYRKPIIDGTVSQGEGTAS; encoded by the coding sequence ATGAACATGAACCAACTTCTTACGCATGAGAGCAAGTCGATAGACACCGCCATGCAATCCTTGAAGAAAGCCAACAACTGGCTATCCTCATTCATCGAGTCCTACAGCCCACCTTTGGACGGGGAGCGATACCTCACCGACAAGGAACTCTCCGAGCTCCTGAAGCTTAGTCGCCGTACCTTGCAGGAATATCGCAGGCAAGGCATTTTGCCCTACATTATATTATGTGGCAAAACCCTCTATCCGGAATCCGAGATACAAGCACTTCTCACTGGTAATTACCGCAAGCCGATAATCGACGGCACTGTTTCACAAGGGGAGGGTACTGCTTCATAA